The Cloacibacillus sp. An23 genome includes a window with the following:
- a CDS encoding ParB/RepB/Spo0J family partition protein, with amino-acid sequence MFRSPAYDVRPVPVERIRANEYNPNSVAPPEMKLLYKSILEDGYTMPIVCYYIPEEDVYEIVDGFHRWMTMLKHKDIYEREHGMIPVTVIDKDISNRMASTIRHNRARGTHDVELMKNIVAELVEAGMSDAWIMKNIGMDAEELLRLKQISGLAALFKDKEFSRSWEADNAEEDDNL; translated from the coding sequence ATGTTCAGAAGCCCGGCTTATGATGTGAGACCCGTCCCGGTGGAACGGATACGCGCGAACGAGTATAACCCGAACTCCGTCGCGCCGCCTGAGATGAAGCTGCTTTATAAATCCATACTCGAGGACGGCTATACTATGCCCATCGTCTGCTACTACATCCCCGAGGAGGACGTCTACGAGATAGTAGACGGGTTTCACCGCTGGATGACGATGCTTAAGCACAAGGACATTTACGAGCGCGAGCACGGAATGATACCAGTGACTGTCATTGACAAGGACATATCAAACCGCATGGCGAGCACAATACGGCACAACCGCGCGCGCGGCACGCACGACGTGGAGCTGATGAAAAACATCGTCGCGGAGCTCGTCGAGGCGGGGATGTCCGACGCGTGGATAATGAAAAACATCGGCATGGACGCCGAAGAGCTGCTCCGGCTGAAACAGATCTCCGGTCTTGCGGCGCTTTTCAAAGACAAAGAGTTCTCTCGCTCATGGGAGGCCGACAATGCCGAAGAAGACGATAACCTATAG